From Rutidosis leptorrhynchoides isolate AG116_Rl617_1_P2 chromosome 3, CSIRO_AGI_Rlap_v1, whole genome shotgun sequence, a single genomic window includes:
- the LOC139897049 gene encoding pentatricopeptide repeat-containing protein At5g13770, chloroplastic-like, with protein sequence MAISTSSEWSLACIHRIKTTHKNLTFNSSNNSPIQLLVPPHSTSSSSRILISNSSLIYPSLFLEDEESTDSSLQFALNLQDFQDFQDLSLPQQESVNLFICKMFKDSKTEALGFESYEKAKRMQGFVPSRSTLHNLIRYSLRLNNWNSIWSISQDFGNFNVYPDASSCCSLISSCIRAKRFKLSDNLLHVLKFEKDVAVLSFNVAMRSYNKLHMYSSTVKVFDMMISSCMQLDGECYGHTMEAYQKLGKNDKVISLFKEFESSSTEWTPFYSQIYRILCESLAKSGKPFEALHFFREMIKKGFPEDPSFYSILINSFASIREVKMVECLLEEAEGKKMLRDPAVFLQVVLMHIELNLLDKTLDVVSSMKRANTRVSDCIFCAIVNGFSKKRGLTQATKVYEDLVSNGSNPGQVTYASVLNVYRKLGLYDKAEEVFWEMDNNGFDKCVVAYSSMIAMYGKVNRIRDAMRLLARMKERGVELNVWIYNSLLDMHGKVLNLKQVEKIWKEMKRRKVTPDKVSYTSIISAYSKAREFDMCTKYYYEYRLNGGLIDRALGGIMVGVFSKLSRVDELVKLLKDMKNEGTGLDARLYRSSLNALRDAGGRIQVKWFEEGFDPS encoded by the coding sequence ATGGCAATTTCCACTTCTTCAGAGTGGTCATTAGCTTGCATTCATCGCATTAAAACAACCCACAAAAACCTCACATTTAATTCATCCAATAACTCACCAATTCAGTTACTTGTTCCCCCTCATtccacatcatcatcttcaagaaTCTTGATCTCCAATTCCTCACTAATTTACCCATCACTCTTTTTAGAAGATGAAGAATCCACTGATTCTTCCCTCCAATTTGCACTCAATCTTCAAGACTTTCAAGATTTTCAAGATTTATCACTACCCCAACAGGAAAGTGTCAATCTTTTTATATGCAAAATGTTCAAAGATTCAAAAACTGAAGCTTTGGGGTTTGAGAGTTACGAGAAAGCCAAAAGAATGCAGGGTTTTGTGCCTTCAAGATCTACATTGCATAATCTTATAAGGTATTCATTGCGTTTAAATAATTGGAACTCAATTTGGTCAATTTCTCAAGATTTTGGGAATTTTAATGTTTACCCAGATGCCTCATCATGTTGTAGCTTAATAAGTAGTTGCATTCGAGCGAAAAGATTTAAACTTTCTGATAATTTACTTCATGTTTTGAAATTTGAGAAAGATGTTGCTGTTTTGAGTTTCAATGTGGCCATGAGAAGTTATAATAAGCTTCATATGTATAGTAGTACAGTTAAGGTTTTCGATATGATGATATCTTCTTGTATGCAATTAGACGGCGAATGTTATGGCCACACTATGGAAGCCTATCAAAAATTGGGTAAGAACGATAAAGTTATATCCTTGTTCAAAGAATTCGAATCAAGTAGTACCGAATGGACACCATTTTACTCACAAATTTACAGGATTTTATGCGAGTCGTTAGCAAAATCAGGAAAACCGTTTGAAGCTCTACATTTCTTTAGGGAAATGATTAAAAAAGGGTTCCCTGAGGATCCTTCTTTTTACTCTATATTAATCAATTCGTTTGCAAGCATTCGAGAAGTGAAAATGGTTGAATGTCTTTTGGAAGAGGCTGAGGGGAAGAAGATGTTAAGGGACCCCGCGGTGTTTTTACAAGTCGTGTTAATGCACATTGAACTAAATCTACTTGACAAAACTCTTGACGTCGTTTCATCAATGAAACGCGCGAATACAAGAGTTTCGGATTGTATCTTTTGCGCTATTGTAAATGGGTTCTCAAAGAAAAGAGGGTTGACTCAAGCCACTAAGGTGTATGAAGATTTGGTCTCAAATGGGTCGAACCCTGGTCAAGTGACCTATGCATCGGTCCTAAACGTTTATCGTAAGCTTGGTTTATATGACAAAGCAGAAGAAGTATTTTGGGAAATGGACAATAATGGATTTGACAAATGTGTTGTAGCTTACTCTAGTATGATTGCAATGTATGGTAAAGTCAATAGAATTAGGGACGCGATGAGACTTTTGGCGAGAATGAAAGAAAGGGGCGTCGAGCTCAACGTGTGGATTTACAATTCGCTCCTTGATATGCATGGGAAAGTTTTGAACTTGAAACAAGTTGAAAAGATATGGAAAGAAATGAAAAGAAGGAAAGTTACGCCCGATAAAGTAAGTTATACGAGTATTATAAGCGCTTATAGTAAGGCTCGAGAGTTTGATATGTGTACGAAATATTATTATGAGTATAGGCTTAATGGAGGTTTGATCGATAGGGCGTTGGGTGGAATTATGGTAGGGGTGTTCTCAAAACTTAGTCGAGTTGATGAACTTGTGAAGCTTTTGAAAGATATGAAAAACGAGGGAACGGGTTTAGATGCACGACTTTATAGATCATCGTTGAACGCTTTACGAGACGCAGGTGGGCGTATTCAAGTTAAATGGTTCGAAGAGGGCTTTGATCCTAGCTGA